The Arachis ipaensis cultivar K30076 chromosome B07, Araip1.1, whole genome shotgun sequence genome includes a window with the following:
- the LOC107606748 gene encoding uncharacterized protein LOC107606748 — protein MEVVRANGDLFAWTPSDMPGLDFEVMSHRLAVKPDAKPVSQQRRKMSQERADEVTRQTAGLLEAGFIKELEYSTWLSNVVLVKKPTEGGEWSTYQRLMSKVFHDLIGKSVEVYVDDILVKTAEPNKLIDDLQDVFKALRKFKMRLNPLKCAFAMEARKFLGFMITQRGVEANPDKCEAVLKMTSPGCVKDVQQLTGKLTALSQFLGASAERVIPFFNLMKKGITFEWTPACEEAFSRFKKILSKPPILSKPREGEPLYLYLAITTQAMAAVLVREEDKTQCPIYFISKVLQGTELKYTKLEKLAYALLTSSRRLKQYFQGHVIILRTNQAIRQVLQKPNLAGRMMAWAIELSKYDLQYEPRQAIKAQAMADFLVEVTGEAPDVPNTRWKLHVDGASNQMFGGAGIILENSAGVAYEQSIKFDFLVSNNQAEFEALIGGLILAKEVGASRVEINSDSQIVTSQINGSYQARDALLQKYLEKVKELCKSFEEVTIQHVSRERNARADLLSKLASTKPGTENRSLIQGLATEPAIILCASQNPNSPSWIDPIFRYMEHGETSLDEKEAQATKREAPKYVIIQGQLYRQGLHQSLLKCLRPDQTDYVLSEVHEECCGHHIGGRSLARKIIRAGYYWPTMMTDAQEFVRKCKKCQENANFHKAPPEELNLMMVPRPFAQWGVDLLGPFPPGPGQVKYLIVAIDYYTKWDHPQSSTGETPFRLTYGVDAVIPVEVGERSPRLLLRGGNEAIKKDLVDETRQMAHLTETAIKQRIALRYNDKVLKRNLGEGDLVLQCNDIGMPTLGEGKLAANWEGPYRVREVLGKGGYKLEKLDGSEVPRTWNMENLRRFYS, from the exons ATGGAGGTTGTAAGGGCAAACggcgacctcttcgcatggacacCGTCAGACATGCCGGGACTGGATTTCGAGGTCATGTCCCACCGACTAGCCGTAAAACCTGATGCCAAACCAGTATCCCAGCAGCGAAGAAAGATGTCTCAAGAAAGGGCCGATGAAGTCACCAGACAAACAGCAGGGTTACTAGAAGCAGGATTCATCAAAGAACTCGAGTATTCAACATGGCTGTCCAATGTCGTCCTAGTCAAAAAGCCAACGGAAGGTGGAGAAT GGTCCacctatcaaaggctaatgagcAAGGTCTTCCATGACCTCATCGGCAAGTCAGTAGAAGTATACGTTGATGACATCCTTGTGAAAACAGCAGAACCGAACAAGCTAATAGACGACCTTCAGGATGTCTTCAAAGCactaagaaaattcaaaatgaggcTCAACCCACTCAAGTGCGCATTCGCCATGGAAGCAAGGAAATTCTTAGGGTTCATGATAACACAAAGAGGGGTAGAGGCCAACCCAGACAAATGCGAAGCCGTCCTCAAAATGACAAGCCCTGGGTGCGTCAAAGACGTGCAACAACTCACTGGGAAACTCACGGCTCTATCCCAGTTCCTCGGTGCCTCGGCAGAAAGGGTCATCCCATTCTTCAACCTAATGAAGAAAGGGATCACCTTCGAGTGGACCCCGGCGTGCGAAGAAGCATTCAGCCGCTTCAAAAAGATACTCTCTAAACCTCCCATACTCAGCAAGCCTAGAGAAGGGGAGCCCCTGTACTTATACCTAGCTATAACCACACAAGCAATGGCGGCAGTCCTTGTCCGAGAAGAAGACAAGACTCAATGCccaatatacttcatcagcaaagtacTCCAAGGCACAGAGTTGAAGTACACCAAGTTGGAAAAATTGGCCTACGCCCTACTGACCTCATCCAGAAGACTAAAGCAGTACTTCCAAGGGCACGTGATCATCCTGAGAACCAACCAAGCCATTCGGCAAGTCCTCCAGAAACCCAACCTCGCGGGAAGAATGATGGCATGGGCAATAGAGCTGTCCAAATATGATTTGCAATACGAACCCAGGCAGGCAATCAAAGCCCAAGCCATGGCGGATTTCCTGGTAGAGGTCACGGGGGAGGCTCCTGATGTACCgaacacacggtggaagctccacgtCGACGGAGCATCCAACCAAATGTTCGGAGGGGCCGGGATCATTCTCGAAAACTCGGCAGGAGTAGCCTATGAACAATCAATCAAGTTCGACTTCCTAGTCTCCAACAACCAGGCAGAGTTTGAGGCCCTGATAGGAGGGTTAATATTAGCCAAAGAGGTCGGAGCATCAAGGGTGGAAATAAACAGCGACTCCCAGATCGTCACTTCTCAGATAAATGGCAGCTACCAAGCCAGGGACGCACTACTACAAAAATACCTAGAAAAGGTAAAGGAGCTATGCAAAAGCTTCGAGGAAGTCACAATTCAGCACGTCTCTAGAGAAAGAAACGCCCGAGCCGACCTCCTTTCTAAACTAGCAAGCACCAAACCCGGGACAGAAAATAGATCCTTAATCCAAGGACTGGCAACCGAACCAGCAATCATCTTATGCGCAAGCCAAAATCCAAACTCTCCCTCATGGATAGACCCTATCTTCCGATATATGGAGCATGGAGAAACATCCCTAGACGAGAAGGAGGCACAGGCCACCAAGAGGGAAGCTCCCAAATACGTGATCATACAGGGGCAATTATACAGGCAAGGACTCCACCAATCCCTACTCAAATGCCTAcgccccgaccagacggactacgtccTAAGCGAAGTCCACGAGGAGTGCTGTGGCCATCATATTGGGGGAAGGTCGCTAGCAAGAAAAATCATCCGAGCAGGATATTACTGGCCCACAATGATGACGGATGCCCAGGAGTTCGTCAGAAAATGCAAAAAATGCCAGGaaaatgccaacttccacaaagcacCACCCGAAGAACTCAACCTGATGATGGTCCCCCGACCTTTCgcccaatggggagtcgacctcttgggaCCGTTCCCACCTGGGCCTGGGCAAGTGAAATACTTGATAGTAGCCATAGACTACTAcactaaatgg GACCACCCCCAATCATCCACCGGCGAAACCCCCTTTCGACTCACATACGGGGTCGACGCAGTCATCCCAGTCGAAGTCGGGGAACGGAGTCCAAGATTACTCCTCAGAGGAGGAAACGAAGCAATCAAAAAAGATCTGGTCGATGAGACAAGGCAAATGGCGCATCTAACAGAAACAGCAATAAAGCAAAGGATAGCCCTAAGGTACAACGACAAGGTGCTAAAAAGAAACCTAGGAGAAGGTGACTTGGTCTTACAATGCAATGACATAGGGATGCCAACCCTAGGAGAAGGCAAGCTGGCTGCAAATTGGGAAGGCCCTTACAGGGTGAGAGAGGTTCTCGGCAAAGGAGGCTACAAGTTGGAGAAGTTAGATGGAAGCGAGGTACCGAGAACATGGAACATGGAAAATCTAAGGAGGTTCTACTCATAA